A window of the Pseudomonas gozinkensis genome harbors these coding sequences:
- a CDS encoding HAD family phosphatase produces the protein MPQAEAMPLAAPTLTAVLFGLSGCLVDFGARARHHTSVGPEHADVTPGALDSLHSLQRQQIPCAWLDELSANFTQVLSSALPDWIKPPQHSATINPWPAPNACWQALMGLNVERLDGCVLVSGEPRLLQSGLNAGLWTIGLASCGSLCGLAPSEWQALSQKEREQLRGKATVQLFGLGVHSVIDHLGELDTCLADISLRRLKGEKP, from the coding sequence ATGCCTCAAGCCGAAGCCATGCCCCTCGCGGCACCGACGCTGACCGCCGTGCTGTTCGGACTCAGCGGCTGTCTGGTGGACTTCGGCGCCCGCGCCCGTCATCACACCAGCGTCGGCCCTGAACACGCCGATGTCACACCCGGCGCCCTCGACAGCCTGCACAGCTTACAACGCCAGCAAATTCCCTGCGCCTGGCTGGATGAGCTGTCTGCGAACTTCACTCAAGTGCTGTCATCGGCACTGCCTGACTGGATCAAACCGCCGCAACATTCGGCAACAATCAATCCTTGGCCCGCGCCCAATGCCTGCTGGCAAGCGTTGATGGGACTGAATGTCGAGCGCCTCGACGGTTGCGTGCTGGTCAGTGGTGAACCGCGCCTGCTGCAATCAGGCCTGAATGCCGGGTTGTGGACCATTGGCCTGGCGTCCTGCGGCTCACTGTGCGGCCTGGCGCCGAGCGAATGGCAAGCCCTGAGTCAGAAAGAACGCGAACAACTACGCGGCAAGGCGACGGTGCAGCTGTTCGGCCTCGGCGTGCACTCGGTGATCGATCATCTGGGCGAACTCGACACCTGTCTGGCAGACATCAGCCTGCGCCGTCTCAAAGGCGAAAAGCCCTGA
- a CDS encoding DUF4404 family protein yields MPAQELQKQLDTLREQLEQNPPLSQVEREDLHALMAQIESEIKLETATQDSSIADGVNLAVDRFELEHPAIAGTLRNIMNSLVSMGI; encoded by the coding sequence ATGCCCGCCCAAGAACTGCAAAAACAGCTCGATACCCTGCGCGAGCAGCTGGAACAGAATCCACCGCTGTCGCAAGTTGAACGCGAAGATCTACACGCGCTGATGGCGCAGATTGAATCCGAAATAAAACTCGAGACTGCGACTCAAGACTCCAGCATCGCCGATGGCGTGAATCTGGCAGTTGACCGCTTCGAACTCGAACACCCCGCCATCGCCGGCACGTTGCGCAACATCATGAATTCCCTGGTCAGCATGGGCATCTGA
- a CDS encoding cupredoxin domain-containing protein produces the protein MFLRNRLALAACLLALSSPLWASPAHTYDFGQPAPAAKATRSIEVVMGDMSFDPKAIEIKAGETVRFVLVNRGQLLHEFNLGDAAMHAKHQQEMLQMQQSGMLTPTGMKEMSHDMAGMDHGSMGHGMKHDDPNSVLVEPGKTAELTWTFSKAVNLEFACNIPGHYQAGMVGKLTVSQ, from the coding sequence ATGTTTTTGCGTAACCGTCTGGCCCTTGCTGCGTGTCTGCTGGCGCTGAGTTCGCCGCTGTGGGCATCGCCGGCGCACACCTATGACTTCGGCCAGCCGGCCCCGGCGGCCAAGGCCACTCGCAGCATTGAAGTGGTGATGGGCGACATGAGCTTCGATCCGAAGGCGATCGAGATCAAGGCCGGTGAGACCGTTCGTTTTGTGCTGGTGAATAGAGGCCAGTTGCTGCACGAATTCAACCTCGGCGACGCGGCGATGCATGCAAAACACCAGCAGGAAATGTTGCAGATGCAGCAAAGCGGCATGCTCACGCCGACCGGCATGAAGGAAATGTCCCACGACATGGCAGGCATGGATCACGGCTCGATGGGGCATGGCATGAAGCACGACGACCCCAACAGTGTGCTGGTGGAACCGGGCAAGACCGCCGAGCTGACCTGGACCTTCAGCAAAGCCGTGAACCTGGAATTTGCCTGCAACATTCCCGGGCATTACCAGGCCGGAATGGTCGGCAAACTGACTGTCAGTCAGTAA
- the queF gene encoding NADPH-dependent 7-cyano-7-deazaguanine reductase QueF (Catalyzes the NADPH-dependent reduction of 7-cyano-7-deazaguanine (preQ0) to 7-aminomethyl-7-deazaguanine (preQ1) in queuosine biosynthesis) translates to MHPAAEHSPLGKSSEYIATYTPSLLFPIPRTAKWAELGLTAETLPYNGVDFWNCFELSWLLPSGKPVVAIGEFSIPADSPNIIESKSFKLYLNSLNQTPFADIASLEATLVKDLSAAAGKPVGVRVRSLKDVEAEGVVALPGVCIDDLDISVSNYEHPRPELLRCDDSRVVEESVHSHLLKSNCPVTSQPDWGSVVVEYRGAALDHASLLEYIVSFRQHSDFHEQCVERIFLDLQRLLKPEKLTVFARYVRRGGLDINPYRSTESVQLPNHRLVRQ, encoded by the coding sequence ATGCATCCCGCAGCCGAACATTCGCCGCTGGGCAAATCCAGCGAATACATCGCCACGTACACGCCGTCCCTGCTGTTCCCGATCCCGCGCACCGCGAAATGGGCCGAACTGGGCCTGACCGCCGAGACCCTGCCGTATAACGGCGTGGATTTCTGGAACTGCTTCGAGCTGTCGTGGCTGCTGCCGTCGGGCAAACCGGTGGTGGCGATCGGTGAATTCAGCATTCCGGCAGATTCGCCGAACATCATCGAATCCAAGTCGTTCAAGCTGTACCTGAACTCGCTGAATCAGACGCCGTTTGCCGATATCGCAAGTCTCGAAGCGACGCTGGTCAAGGATTTGTCCGCTGCTGCCGGTAAACCGGTAGGCGTGCGTGTCCGCAGCCTGAAAGACGTCGAAGCTGAAGGCGTTGTCGCGCTGCCGGGTGTGTGCATCGACGATCTGGACATCAGCGTCAGCAACTACGAACACCCGCGTCCTGAACTGCTGCGCTGCGACGATTCGCGCGTGGTGGAGGAGAGCGTGCACAGTCATCTGCTCAAATCCAACTGCCCGGTGACCAGTCAGCCCGACTGGGGCAGCGTGGTGGTGGAATACCGTGGCGCGGCGCTGGATCACGCCAGTCTGCTGGAATACATCGTCAGCTTCCGTCAGCACTCGGACTTCCACGAGCAGTGCGTGGAGCGGATCTTCCTCGACCTGCAGCGCCTGCTGAAACCGGAAAAACTCACGGTGTTCGCGCGTTATGTGCGCCGGGGCGGGCTGGACATCAACCCGTATCGCAGCACTGAAAGCGTGCAACTGCCGAACCATCGTCTGGTTCGTCAGTAA
- a CDS encoding MlaA family lipoprotein: MRWSHPLAQLCVCASVMLVPFAAQAATEEDPWESVNRPIFEFNDFVDTYALKPLAQGYEFVTPQFLEDGIHNMFRNVGDVTNLANNILQAKPAAAGVDTARLIFNTTFGLLGFFDVGTKMGLNRSDEDFGQTLGYWGVGSGPYVMLPLMGPSTLRDAPSKYVDSYTGPYRYINDVPVRNSIFGLNIVDTRASLLSSEKLISGDKYTFIRNAYLQNREFKVKDGQVEDDF, from the coding sequence ATGCGCTGGAGCCATCCTCTTGCTCAGCTTTGTGTATGTGCCAGCGTAATGCTGGTGCCGTTCGCCGCTCAGGCCGCAACGGAAGAAGACCCTTGGGAAAGCGTCAACCGTCCGATCTTCGAGTTCAACGATTTCGTCGACACCTATGCGCTGAAGCCGCTGGCGCAGGGCTACGAATTTGTTACTCCGCAATTCCTGGAAGACGGCATCCACAACATGTTCCGCAACGTCGGTGATGTCACCAACCTGGCGAACAACATTCTTCAGGCCAAACCGGCCGCCGCTGGCGTGGACACCGCGCGCCTGATCTTCAACACAACGTTCGGCCTGCTCGGTTTCTTCGACGTCGGCACCAAGATGGGCCTGAACCGCAGCGACGAAGACTTCGGCCAGACCCTCGGCTACTGGGGCGTCGGCAGCGGTCCTTACGTAATGCTGCCGCTGATGGGCCCGAGCACTCTGCGCGATGCGCCGTCCAAATACGTCGACAGCTACACCGGCCCGTATCGCTACATCAACGATGTGCCGGTACGTAACTCGATTTTCGGCCTGAACATCGTCGACACCCGCGCCAGCCTGCTGTCGAGCGAGAAGCTGATCAGCGGCGACAAGTACACCTTCATCCGCAACGCCTACCTGCAGAACCGCGAGTTCAAGGTCAAGGACGGGCAGGTTGAAGACGATTTCTGA